CATCACGGTGTCGCTGGTGACCGCGCTGATGCCCCGGATGAGCGCGGCCGCCGCAGACGGCGACACGACGGGGATACGGCGTGACCTCTCGTACGCCCTGCGCACCAGCGCGGCGGCCATCGTCCCCGCGGCGTGCGCCCTGTTCGCCCTGGCTCAGCCCGCGATGACGCTCGTCTTCCGGTACGGCGAGACCGACGCGGGCGAGATCGCCGTCATGGCGGGCACGCTGATGGCGTTCGCACCGGGGCTGATCGCCTTCTCGGGGCAGTACGTCCTCTCCCGCACCTTCTACGCGCTGTCCGACACACGCACTCCCTTCCTCATCAACCTGCTGATCGCGGGCCTGAACGCGGGCCTGTCCGTGACCGCGTACGCGCTGCTCCCGGCTCGCTGGGCGGTGACCGGCATCGCCGGGGCGTATTCGCTGGCGCTGTTCGCGGGCTGGGCAGCCACCGCCTTCGTACTGAACCGCAGCCTCGCGGCGCGGCCCACGCAGGCGCCCGGACTGATGCGGTCCCCCACCGTCGCCGCGCAGGCCCGGCTGCTGCTCGCCGCCGTCCCGGCGACGCTGCTCGGATACGTCACCGCGCGCTGGGCGGCCCCGGGCGGAGCTGTCGCGGCCACCGGCGCGGGGGCCGTTGCCATCGGCGCTGTCTTCCTCCTGCTGTCCCGTCCCCTGCGGCTGACCGAGATCGCCGCGCTCGTCACGGGCGCGGCCGACCGTCTCCGCCGCAGGCCGTGAACGGCCGCACCACCACCCCGCCCCCGGCTCCCAGGGATACTTTGCCCATGCCACGCGTGCTCCTCATCGAAGACGACCCCTCCGTACGCGAAGGGGTCGAGCTCGGACTGCGCCGCCGCGGCCACGACGTGCGGACTGCCGCCACCGGCGAGGCCGGGCTCGCCGCACTCGCCGAGTTCCGGCCCGACCTGCTCCTGCTCGACCTGATGCTCCCGGGCATGACCGGGGTGCAGGTCTGCCGCCGGGTGCGGGAGGACAGCCAGCTGCCGATCATCATGCTCACCGCCCGCGACGACGACTTCGACGTCGTCGTCGGCCTGGAGGCCGGTGCCGACGACTACATCGTCAAACCCGCCCGCACCGAGGTCATCGCGGCCCGCATCCGTGCCGTGCTGCGCAGGATCGAGGAGCCCGGCGGCGGACGACCTGCCGTGGAATTCCACGGTGACCTCGCCGTCGACCGCGCCGGGCTCACCGTCGCCAAGAAGGGGGCGCGCGTCGCGCTCGCCCCGTCCGAGACGAAGTTGCTCCTGTACCTGTCGGCCGCACCCGGGCAGGTGTTCAGCCGCCAGCAACTGCTGGAGCACGTGTGGGAGCACAGCTACCACGGCGACGCGCGCCTCGTGGACACCTGCGTACGACGGCTGCGCAACAAGATCGAGGACGCCCCGGGCAGCCCACGCTACATACAGACCCTGCGGGGCTTCGGCTACCGCTTCGGACCGCTGTGACCACCACCGGGATACCGCCCTCCCGCGCCACGAGGCGTGCTCCGCGCGTCGGTCGCCCGCACCGGACAGCGCCCTTCGGACTGCGTACCCGCCTGGTCCTCGCCTTCCTGCTGGTCGCCGCGGTCAGCGCCGGGACGACCGCCGCACTCACCTACCGTGAGGCGCGCAACGCCGTTCTCGCCGGCGCCCAGGACACCGCGGTGACGTCCTTCCGCGAGCAGGCCGAGACCCTGGCCCCCTCACTGCCGGTGGACCCCGACATGCTCCGGGAGTCGCTCTTCGTCATCGCGAGCAAGGCGAAACCGCACCCCTGGATCGTCTTCGCGGAGTACGGTTCGCTGCGCGTCTCCTCCGGCACCAACCCCACCTCCTCGGTGGTCACCCCAGAGCTGCGACGCGTCACGCTCTCCACCCCGCACGGCGGTTTCCAGAGAGTCGTCAGCAACGGCGTCCCCTACCTCACCATCGGCATCCCCGTCGTCACCAGGACCGGCGTGAGCGACAGCAGTGTGCCCACCGGGCTCCTCCTGTTCGCGGTGATGAGGATGACGGCCGAACAGGACAACGTCGACGCCCTGCTCACGGCTGCCCGCAACGGGGCACTGCCCGGCCTCGTCATCGCCCTCGTGCCCGCGCTGATCGCGGCAGGCAGTGTGCTGCGCCCCGTCCGTGCGCTGAGCAAGGCGGCCCGTTCCATGGGCAGCGGCCGGCTCGACACGCGTATACGCGTCAGAGGCAGCGACGAACTCGCCGACCTGGCAAGTACGTTCAACGAGTCGGCTGGCCAACTGGAACGCTCCGTCGACGAGCTCAGGCAGGCCGAGGCCCGCGCCCGTAGGTTCGCCTCCGACGTCTCGCACGAACTGCGCACCCCCCTCGCCGGCATGCTCGCCGTCACCGAGGTCCTCGACGAGGACGCCGACGGCCTCGACCCCGATACCGCGCGGGCGGTCCGGCTGATCAGCGTGGAGACCGGCAAACTCGCCGTACTTGTCGAGGACTTGATGGAGATCTCCCGCTTCGACGCCCGCGCAGCCGAGCTGAACACCGACGAGGTCGACGCCGCGGAAACCGTACGCAAGACCCTCCACCACCGGCACTGGGACGACCGCGTCCGCACCGAGCTGCGCGAGGGCATCCGGGTCCGCCTCGACCCGCGCCGGTTCGACATCGTGGTCGCCAACCTGGTCGGCAACGCGCTACGGCACGGCAGCGACCCCGTCACCGTACGCGTGGACACGGGTTCGGCCGCGGACGGAACGGACGTGCTGGTCACCCAGGTCGCCGACAACGGTCCCGGCATCCGGCCCGAGGTGCTGCCGCATATCTTCGACCGGTTCTACAAGGCCGACGCGGCTCGTAGCCGCTCCGCGGGCAGCGGTCTCGGACTCGCGATCACGCAGGAGAACGTGCGCCTGCACGGTGGCACCGTCCGGGCCGCGAACAGGCCGGAGGGCGGTGCGGTCTTCACGGTGGAGATGCCGCTGCGCACGCGGCCCGAAGAAGATGAGGAACCGGAATGAGGACGTGTCTTCGTCCTGCCGCAGCTGTGGCGGCAATGGCCGCACTCACCGCGTGCGGCATCCAGGAAACGGACGTGGTGGGGGCGAGCGGCCCGGCGACCATCGACGTACTCCCGGCGCGGCAGGTCAGGATGCTGCTCTTCTTCCTCTCCCCCGACGGCGCCCTGCTGCCGGTGCCCCGGATCGTGGGCGGCGGGGACTCCGCGGATTTCGGCGGGGAATACAGCAGTGGCACCGACGACAAGGCCGGCTCGGCCGACCCCACTCGGCCGCCGACCGTGAAGACCGTGGCCGCGCTGGTGGCAGGCCCCCGTGAGGCGGAGCTCCGGGCCGGGCTGCGCAACGACCCGTCTCTGACCGCTGCGGCCGGCAACGTCCGCATCTCGCTTGCCGGGGACACCGTCGACGTTGTCGTGGCGGCCCCCTTGGGCGGCCTCGAAGAGCCGGCCAGACGTCAGCTCGTCTGCACCATCGCGTACGCGGAAAGCGCCGACGGCGGCATCCTGGTGGCACTGCGGGGCACGGACCGTGCGCTGGCGCCCGAGCGCTGCGACACCTGGCCGACGCAGACCGGGACGCCGCCGAACACGCGGACGCAGAGCGCGGACGGAGTGGATCCGAACTGACACGTGGAGGGGCCGGACCCGGTGGTACCCCTTGATCGCCATGCGGCTGGGGACCTCACCGGGGCGGCAATGGAACTCGCAGCCCCCCGAAGGTCCTACCGCTGCCAGGCCGGTGAGCGTTTCTCGGTGAACGCGTGGGCGCCTTCGGTGGCGGCGTCGGTCGTGAACACGGGGCTGCTCAGCGGGTCCTGGACGGCGTAGGCGGTGAGGTCGTCGAGTCCACGGGTGTCCTGGACGACCTGCTTCGTGACGAGGACGGCATCGCGCGAGTGGGCCTGTACACGGTCGGCAAGCGCAAGGGCCGCATCGAGGGCTTCACCTTCGCGGGTGAGCCGGTTGACGAGTCCGTACCGGGCTGCTTCCGGGGCGGGCAGCGGAGCCGCCGTCAGAAGCAGCTCCATGGCCACGTGGTAGGGCAGGCGACCGGGGAGACGGATGGCTCCGCCCTCGGCGGCGACGAGTCCGCGGGCGACTTCGGGCAGGGCGAAGAACGCGGTGTCGGCGGCCGCGATGAGGTCGCAGGCGAGCGCGAGCTCGAAGCCGCCTGCGACGGCTGCACCCTCGACGGCTGCGATGAGTGGCTTGCGGAGGCCGGAGCGGGTCAGCCCCGCGAGCCCGCGGTCGGCCACGACCGGGACGCCTTCGGCGGGGAATGCCTTGAGGTCCATGCCCGAGCAGAAGTGGCCGCCCTCTCCGGTGAGGATGCCGACGGCCAGAGCCGGGTCGGTCTCCAGACGGGTGAGGGCCGCGTCCATGGCTTCGGCCAGGGACCGGTCGATGGCGTTGCGGACGTGGGGCCGGTTGAGGGTGATGAGAAGGACGCCTGCGCGTGGCTCGGTCACCATCACGGGGTCTTGAAGGTCCATCGGGAGTGCTCCTGGTCGGGGGGATGGTGCGGCGGGGGGGGCGGGAAGAGATCAGATCCGTACGACGGGGAGTGCGGCCAGACCTCGCATCACCCGAGCCGGCCGCCATGGGAGCTCGTCAGTGGGCTTGGCCAGTGCCACGGGGCCCAGGCGTTCGAGCAGCCGGGGGAAGGCGACGGAGCCTTCGAGGCGTGCCAGGGCCGCGCCGATGCAGAAGTGGGGTCCGTGGCCGAAGGCGAGATGGTCGTTGGGCGTCCGGCCCAGATCGAGGCGGTCCGCGTCCGGGAAGCGGGCCTCGTCCCGGTTGGCGGAACCGATCACCAGGCTGACGATGTCGCCCTCGCCGATCATCTGCCCGTGGAGGGGGATCGGTTCCGCGGCGCACCGGAACGTGGCGTCCCGCACCGGGGAGTCGTAGCGCAGCAACTCCTCGACGGCGGTGCCGACCAGGCCGTTTGCGGCTTCCGGTCCGGTGAGTCGGGCTGTCTCGGCGGGGTGGCGGAGAAGGGCGAGCAGGCCGTTGCCGATGAGGTTCATCGTGGTGTCGTGTCCCACCAGCAGCAACAGGTAGGCGGTGGAGCGCAGCTCCTCCTCGCTCATCGCCCCGCTGTCGTCACTCGCCTGCACGAGAGCGCCCAGGAGGTCCACTCGGCTGTGCTCACCGCCCGCGCGCTTGCCCGCGATCAGGGTGTCCAGCAGGGCATGCAGATCGCCTTCCACCCGGGCCGGATCCAGGCCAGGAGCAGGCGCGATGGTGGCCATCAGAGTGTCCCGAGTCACCGCGTTGTCCAGTTCCCGGGGGACGCCGAGGATCGCGCAGATCATCCGGAAGGTCAGCGGCGCCGCGAAATCCGCGATCACATCCACGTGGGTGTGCTGCTCGATCCGGTCCAGCAGCCGGTTCGCGATATCGCTGATGAAAGGTTCCAGCTGGGCGATGCGGCGGGGTACGAACGCCGAGTTCACCAGGGTCCGCAGCCGGGTGTGGTCAGGAGGATCGGCGTGGACCAGGTGCCGGTTCAGCCCCGCCGGCCCCGGAACGTAGCCGGGCACCCTGCCGGGGTCCTTGCTCAGCCGCCCGTCGGTCAGCAGCGTGCGGACATCGTCGTAACGGGAGATCTGCCAGACGGTGGGCCTCCCGGGTCTGCGGTCCGGTTGGGCGGGCGCATGGCGGCGAA
The Streptomyces sp. NBC_00234 DNA segment above includes these coding regions:
- a CDS encoding crotonase/enoyl-CoA hydratase family protein, which codes for MDLQDPVMVTEPRAGVLLITLNRPHVRNAIDRSLAEAMDAALTRLETDPALAVGILTGEGGHFCSGMDLKAFPAEGVPVVADRGLAGLTRSGLRKPLIAAVEGAAVAGGFELALACDLIAAADTAFFALPEVARGLVAAEGGAIRLPGRLPYHVAMELLLTAAPLPAPEAARYGLVNRLTREGEALDAALALADRVQAHSRDAVLVTKQVVQDTRGLDDLTAYAVQDPLSSPVFTTDAATEGAHAFTEKRSPAWQR
- a CDS encoding cytochrome P450 family protein; its protein translation is MPAPAVPSPPPDLLSVRVRDPYPYFAWLRRHAPAQPDRRPGRPTVWQISRYDDVRTLLTDGRLSKDPGRVPGYVPGPAGLNRHLVHADPPDHTRLRTLVNSAFVPRRIAQLEPFISDIANRLLDRIEQHTHVDVIADFAAPLTFRMICAILGVPRELDNAVTRDTLMATIAPAPGLDPARVEGDLHALLDTLIAGKRAGGEHSRVDLLGALVQASDDSGAMSEEELRSTAYLLLLVGHDTTMNLIGNGLLALLRHPAETARLTGPEAANGLVGTAVEELLRYDSPVRDATFRCAAEPIPLHGQMIGEGDIVSLVIGSANRDEARFPDADRLDLGRTPNDHLAFGHGPHFCIGAALARLEGSVAFPRLLERLGPVALAKPTDELPWRPARVMRGLAALPVVRI
- a CDS encoding response regulator transcription factor is translated as MPRVLLIEDDPSVREGVELGLRRRGHDVRTAATGEAGLAALAEFRPDLLLLDLMLPGMTGVQVCRRVREDSQLPIIMLTARDDDFDVVVGLEAGADDYIVKPARTEVIAARIRAVLRRIEEPGGGRPAVEFHGDLAVDRAGLTVAKKGARVALAPSETKLLLYLSAAPGQVFSRQQLLEHVWEHSYHGDARLVDTCVRRLRNKIEDAPGSPRYIQTLRGFGYRFGPL
- a CDS encoding ATP-binding protein, whose protein sequence is MPPSRATRRAPRVGRPHRTAPFGLRTRLVLAFLLVAAVSAGTTAALTYREARNAVLAGAQDTAVTSFREQAETLAPSLPVDPDMLRESLFVIASKAKPHPWIVFAEYGSLRVSSGTNPTSSVVTPELRRVTLSTPHGGFQRVVSNGVPYLTIGIPVVTRTGVSDSSVPTGLLLFAVMRMTAEQDNVDALLTAARNGALPGLVIALVPALIAAGSVLRPVRALSKAARSMGSGRLDTRIRVRGSDELADLASTFNESAGQLERSVDELRQAEARARRFASDVSHELRTPLAGMLAVTEVLDEDADGLDPDTARAVRLISVETGKLAVLVEDLMEISRFDARAAELNTDEVDAAETVRKTLHHRHWDDRVRTELREGIRVRLDPRRFDIVVANLVGNALRHGSDPVTVRVDTGSAADGTDVLVTQVADNGPGIRPEVLPHIFDRFYKADAARSRSAGSGLGLAITQENVRLHGGTVRAANRPEGGAVFTVEMPLRTRPEEDEEPE